One genomic segment of Paenibacillus sp. FSL H8-0332 includes these proteins:
- a CDS encoding MBL fold metallo-hydrolase: MDTLVFLGTGDAMGVPRVYCDCETCTEARTTGRNNRLRSSVLIDNGSGFLAIDCGPDWRRQMELQGHRTMKRLLVTHAHFDHIGGLPEWADSCRWMGFRGELYAPAEVIPVIQRQYPWLSGHIDMIPCDDGITLDGWQISTWRVNHGKNGYSYAYRLEKEDYAWVYCPDSISLTTEETRRMHGADLLVLGTSFYYEAAELSTRSVYDMTEAADLLETVQPRRAVYTHMSHDINLDKDYILPEKVTLAVTGMRVPLCREQ, translated from the coding sequence ATGGATACATTAGTGTTCCTCGGAACAGGGGATGCCATGGGCGTACCCCGGGTCTACTGTGATTGCGAGACCTGTACGGAAGCAAGAACCACCGGGCGCAATAACCGCCTGCGTTCTTCTGTGCTTATAGATAACGGCAGCGGCTTTCTGGCGATTGACTGCGGACCGGACTGGCGGAGACAGATGGAGCTGCAGGGGCACCGCACCATGAAGCGTCTGCTCGTGACACATGCGCATTTCGATCATATCGGCGGGCTGCCGGAATGGGCGGACAGCTGCCGCTGGATGGGCTTCCGGGGAGAACTGTACGCTCCGGCGGAGGTCATTCCCGTCATCCAGCGGCAATACCCGTGGCTCAGCGGGCATATCGACATGATCCCTTGTGATGACGGCATTACGCTGGATGGCTGGCAGATTAGCACATGGCGGGTGAACCATGGCAAGAATGGTTACTCCTATGCCTACAGGCTGGAGAAGGAGGACTATGCCTGGGTGTACTGCCCGGACTCGATCTCTCTGACCACGGAGGAAACCAGGCGTATGCATGGAGCGGACCTGCTGGTGCTGGGAACCAGCTTTTATTACGAGGCAGCTGAATTGTCCACCCGCTCTGTGTATGATATGACCGAAGCTGCCGATCTGCTGGAGACCGTTCAGCCGCGCCGCGCAGTCTACACACATATGTCGCATGACATCAATCTGGACAAGGATTATATTCTGCCGGAGAAGGTTACGCTTGCTGTGACGGGGATGAGGGTTCCGCTGTGCCGGGAGCAGTGA
- the cysA gene encoding sulfate ABC transporter ATP-binding protein: protein MHVEVRGLDKHFGDFHAVKDVHFGITKGHLIGLLGPSGGGKTSILRMLAGLETPDSGEIIFHGRAVNHLPPQEREIGFVFQNYALFKHMTVFENIAFGLKVKKASKSVIRDRVTELVELTGLKGFENRYPHQLSGGQRQRVAFARALAPEPQLLLLDEPFAAIDAKIRQELRSWLRELIERVGITSIFVTHDQDEAIEVADEIMIINQGRLEQKGTPWDIYKEPKTPFVATFIGESTLIGSASELKGFEGAGGGKPTKALIRPEYIEVGHLHEFKMASATEQGTVKHLHFRGSEWLVEVEVKGHKLVTYRSLEKETLTPGQEISVLVHRAYLFNEERSWIQENGLKKDPMPVFI from the coding sequence ATGCATGTAGAGGTCCGGGGACTCGATAAGCATTTTGGCGATTTTCATGCGGTGAAGGATGTCCATTTCGGCATTACTAAAGGCCATCTGATCGGGCTGCTCGGCCCAAGCGGCGGCGGCAAAACCTCGATCCTGCGGATGCTGGCGGGCCTTGAGACGCCGGACAGCGGCGAGATTATTTTCCACGGCCGGGCGGTGAATCATCTTCCGCCGCAGGAGCGCGAGATCGGCTTCGTCTTCCAGAATTATGCCCTGTTCAAGCATATGACGGTGTTCGAGAATATCGCCTTCGGACTGAAGGTCAAGAAAGCTAGTAAGTCTGTAATCCGTGACCGTGTCACCGAGCTGGTGGAGCTTACCGGTCTGAAGGGCTTCGAGAACCGGTATCCGCATCAGCTGTCCGGGGGGCAGCGTCAGCGGGTGGCTTTTGCCCGGGCGCTGGCCCCTGAGCCGCAGCTGCTGCTGCTGGATGAGCCGTTCGCGGCGATTGATGCGAAGATCCGTCAGGAGCTGCGTTCCTGGCTGCGGGAGCTGATCGAACGTGTCGGGATTACCTCGATCTTCGTCACCCACGACCAGGATGAGGCTATTGAAGTTGCGGATGAGATTATGATCATTAACCAGGGGCGGCTGGAGCAGAAGGGGACGCCTTGGGATATCTATAAAGAGCCGAAGACACCGTTCGTGGCCACCTTCATCGGGGAATCCACGCTGATCGGCAGTGCTTCCGAGCTGAAGGGCTTCGAGGGCGCAGGCGGCGGTAAGCCTACCAAGGCGTTGATCCGTCCCGAGTACATTGAGGTAGGCCATCTGCATGAATTCAAAATGGCTTCGGCCACGGAGCAGGGTACGGTCAAGCATCTGCATTTTCGCGGAAGTGAATGGCTCGTGGAGGTTGAGGTAAAGGGACATAAACTGGTCACCTACCGCTCTCTGGAGAAAGAAACGCTGACTCCGGGCCAAGAGATATCCGTGCTGGTGCACCGCGCTTACCTGTTCAATGAGGAGCGGAGCTGGATTCAGGAGAATGGCCTTAAGAAAGATCCGATGCCTGTATTTATCTAA
- a CDS encoding sulfate ABC transporter permease subunit: MRRLWIGLTYLVFFILIAAPLGRMTMGAFSEGWSGFWDALTRPEALHALLMTGYVVVVVTLLNTLFGIMTALYLVRANWLGRRLKSLLNSIVDLPYAVSPVIGGLMIVLLLGPDSALGALFEQIGVKIVYAFPGMVIATLFVTFPLMVREVMPVLQEIGSQQEEAASTLGAYGWTTFWKVTWPSIRWAVIYGVILTVARSLGEFGAVLVVSGNIMNRTQTATTLVYQDVENFNVTAAGGIALVLAAFSAGLLLLMEWSKRRKGGH, encoded by the coding sequence ATGAGAAGATTGTGGATTGGACTGACCTATCTCGTGTTCTTCATTCTGATCGCAGCTCCGCTTGGCAGGATGACAATGGGGGCCTTCAGCGAAGGCTGGAGCGGCTTCTGGGACGCCCTGACCCGGCCGGAGGCGCTTCATGCGCTCCTGATGACCGGATACGTTGTGGTGGTTGTGACGCTGCTGAATACGCTGTTTGGTATTATGACGGCCCTGTATCTGGTACGGGCGAACTGGCTGGGCCGTCGTCTCAAAAGCCTGCTGAACAGCATTGTGGATCTGCCTTATGCGGTATCGCCGGTTATCGGCGGGCTGATGATCGTTTTGCTGCTCGGGCCGGATAGTGCGCTGGGTGCGTTGTTTGAGCAAATCGGAGTGAAGATTGTGTATGCTTTTCCGGGAATGGTGATTGCTACGCTGTTCGTGACGTTCCCGCTGATGGTGCGCGAGGTGATGCCGGTGCTGCAAGAGATCGGTTCCCAGCAGGAAGAAGCTGCGTCCACACTTGGCGCATATGGCTGGACGACCTTCTGGAAGGTGACCTGGCCTTCTATCCGCTGGGCGGTCATCTATGGAGTGATTCTGACGGTGGCCCGCTCGCTGGGTGAGTTTGGTGCGGTGCTCGTCGTTTCCGGCAATATTATGAACCGGACCCAGACGGCCACCACACTGGTCTATCAGGATGTCGAGAATTTCAATGTTACGGCTGCGGGCGGGATAGCGCTGGTGCTGGCCGCATTCTCCGCAGGACTGCTGCTGCTTATGGAATGGAGCAAGAGAAGAAAGGGAGGGCACTAA
- a CDS encoding sulfate ABC transporter substrate-binding protein → MRLIRRSRPLHGWLTVLMLAVFTLTAAGCGNEQQAAGEAGAPPQGDLTLVVGAYSVVKDAMGEILPRFAEKWKADTGQTIVFQQSYEASGTQARAIAGGFEADVTLLAMEGDVGKLVKAGLVEKDWKKHGGEAGMVTRSVVALGTREGNPKGIHDFADLAKPGVKVLYPNPKTSGGAQWDINAIYGAGLKRSEQQEGTKDPTVAKAFLESIHRNVESLDKSGRASMAAFEYGVGDVIVTYENELLARIAEGVKYEVIIPQNTMLIENPAAVVDKYADKHGTRAAADALVDYLTTPQAQEIFAKFGFRPVNQQVYAAHESQYPVPVGLFDISYLGGWEEVRTTLYSKRGIWYQVLAGI, encoded by the coding sequence ATGAGGCTTATCAGAAGGAGCAGACCACTGCACGGATGGCTGACGGTCTTAATGCTGGCGGTGTTCACCCTGACCGCTGCCGGCTGCGGGAATGAGCAGCAGGCTGCAGGAGAGGCAGGTGCGCCGCCGCAGGGAGATCTAACGCTTGTGGTGGGTGCCTACAGCGTGGTGAAGGATGCCATGGGCGAGATTCTCCCCAGGTTCGCGGAGAAATGGAAGGCGGATACCGGTCAGACTATCGTATTCCAGCAGTCCTATGAGGCTTCCGGTACCCAGGCGCGGGCGATTGCCGGCGGCTTTGAGGCGGATGTCACGCTGCTTGCCATGGAAGGCGATGTCGGGAAGCTGGTCAAGGCGGGCCTTGTGGAGAAGGACTGGAAGAAGCACGGCGGTGAGGCGGGTATGGTGACGCGGTCGGTTGTGGCCCTGGGAACGCGGGAGGGCAATCCGAAGGGGATTCATGATTTTGCCGATCTGGCGAAGCCGGGGGTGAAGGTGCTCTACCCTAATCCGAAGACCTCCGGCGGTGCCCAGTGGGACATCAACGCGATCTACGGGGCCGGCCTGAAGCGTTCTGAGCAGCAGGAGGGGACGAAGGACCCTACGGTTGCCAAGGCTTTCCTGGAGAGCATACACAGGAATGTCGAATCGCTGGATAAAAGCGGGCGGGCCTCGATGGCTGCCTTCGAGTACGGGGTCGGCGATGTGATCGTGACTTATGAGAATGAGCTGCTGGCGCGGATTGCCGAGGGAGTGAAGTATGAGGTGATCATTCCGCAGAATACGATGCTGATCGAGAACCCTGCAGCCGTGGTGGATAAATACGCGGATAAGCATGGTACCCGTGCGGCCGCAGATGCGCTGGTCGATTATCTGACGACGCCGCAGGCGCAGGAGATATTCGCTAAGTTCGGCTTTCGTCCTGTGAACCAGCAGGTCTATGCGGCACATGAGAGCCAGTATCCGGTTCCTGTCGGGCTGTTCGACATCAGCTATCTTGGCGGCTGGGAGGAAGTCCGCACCACGTTATACTCCAAGCGGGGCATATGGTATCAGGTGCTGGCCGGGATCTAG